One part of the Amphiura filiformis chromosome 5, Afil_fr2py, whole genome shotgun sequence genome encodes these proteins:
- the LOC140152816 gene encoding uncharacterized protein codes for MEHGRLKSIWKKLDKCRLKLDKLNIASGGVGELSDSQFIDWLHINTNDNLEQTDPIESLQPDTSRPFIVSMVELGVHPHSIDIKNVRSSFETPQNAVKVTKSSHENASRSENNQRVDKFGFRPRASHASREDETLFGNFEVEEKKVDESEDRKEITPALSAARSEEPERYQEAYDALYELSEKVAASLDEEVAKISNHSREVIDEITRQGDIMRQQLTEDENKRITGIDAESDRCRQRVDKLQAFCDTLSKLTDNEYIAEYSRIINDIKEIISNHISYSEKDTDAPKLVCGGDLTTPSLCVGNVFITKRVYLRKQLITQFSCDATIIGIDASADGNIVIAGYASATIGNLQVWSNISGAYQRILATEVSGNNSITGVTLDQINNRYVVARTTTVESYSPLGICETELLADCGSEDNATLNIQSIAINAEGLIVIGDIQTCTITVLSVNGIAEVIPVPFHPYKMTTYGTNVVYTDVTSDRVHCINYISHRDIFNIHVPKPTGVCFDKSTACLYICKSGSTYGCNAIGFYCGISGEVKEEEVISGLGAPQDVCLLQGGKELAVADGSCVKIYCLK; via the coding sequence ATGGAACACGGCCGATTAAAAAGTATCTGgaagaaattggacaaatgtcGTCTAAAACTTGACAAGTTGAATATTGCCAGTGGTGGTGTGGGCGAGTTGAGTGACTCTcaatttattgattggttgcataTAAATACCAACGACAATTTGGAGCAAACAGATCCCATTGAAAGTCTTCAACCAGATACAAGTCGACCTTTCATAGTATCCATGGTTGAATTAGGTGTCCATCCCCATTCTATTGATATCAAGAATGTAAGAAGCTCCTTTGAAACCCCACAGAATGCTGTCAAGGTCACAAAAAGCTCCCATGAAAACGCGTCGAGATCTGAAAACAATCAAAGAGTCGATAAGTTTGGCTTCCGACCTCGGGCTTCTCATGCGTCACGGGAAGATGAAACACTCTTTGGTAATTTTGAGGTAGAAGAGAAAAAGGTAGACGAATCAGAAGATCGCAAGGAGATCACCCCCGCGCTGTCAGCTGCAAGAAGTGAAGAACCAGAGCGTTATCAGGAAGCGTATGATGCCTTGTATGAACTTTCTGAAAAGGTGGCTGCATCTTTGGACGAAGAAGTAGCGAAGATATCCAATCATTCGCGAGAAGTGATTGACGAAATCACTCGCCAAGGTGACATCATGAGGCAGCAGTTGACGGAGGACGAAAACAAACGTATAACGGGTATTGACGCCGAGTCCGATCGCTGTCGTCAACGGGTAGATAAACTACAGGCTTTCTGTGATACTTTATCTAAGCTCACCGACAATGAATATATAGCAGAATATAGTCGTATTATAAATGACATAAAGGAAATTATTTCTAATCATATCTCTTATTCAGAGAAAGACACAGATGCACCGAAATTGGTATGTGGGGGTGATCTTACAACGCCTTCTCTTTGTGTGGGTAATGTGTTCATCACAAAACGCGTTTACCTACGCAAACAACTCATCACGCAATTTAGTTGCGATGCTACAATCATCGGGATCGATGCGTCCGCTGACGGTAATATCGTTATAGCAGGATACGCTTCGGCAACAATCGGAAACCTGCAGGTATGGTCTAACATCAGTGGTGCATACCAGCGAATCTTGGCTACGGAAGTATCTGGAAATAACAGTATTACTGGAGTCACACTTGACCAAATCAATAATCGATATGTCGTAGCACGAACAACTACGGTTGAATCATACTCTCCTTTGGGAATCTGCGAAACAGAGTTGCTCGCAGATTGTGGCTCCGAAGACAATGCAACACTGAACATCCAAAGTATTGCAATCAATGCAGAAGGCCTAATAGTGATTGGCGATATCCAAACATGTACTATAACAGTTCTTTCGGTCAATGGTATTGCTGAAGTCATCCCAGTGCCATTTCATCCATATAAGATGACCACATATGGCACAAATGTTGTCTACACTGATGTGACGTCAGATAGGGTCCATTGTATTAACTACATATCCCACAGAGACATTTTCAATATCCATGTCCCAAAACCAACGGGTGTATGTTTTGATAAATCAACAGCTTGCCTATACATCTGTAAGAGTGGCAGTACTTATGGGTGCAATGCAATAGGTTTTTACTGCGGAATCAGCGGTGAAGTCAAAGAAGAGGAAGTGATTTCGGGTCTTGGTGCGCCTCAAGACGTATGTCTTCTTCAAGGAGGAAAAGAACTAGCCGTAGCTGATGGAAGCTGCGTTAAAATTTATTGTCTCAAATAA